One window of Cydia strobilella chromosome 10, ilCydStro3.1, whole genome shotgun sequence genomic DNA carries:
- the LOC134744538 gene encoding RNA polymerase-associated protein CTR9 homolog isoform X2, protein MYIYRGDTENAAQCFERVLKVQPGNYETMKILGSLYANSASQSKRDIARQHLKKVTEQFPDDVEAWIELAQILEQNDLQGSLNAYSTAMKILKEKVNADIPAEILNNVAALHYRLGNLHEAKTYLEEALEREKVDAETLDAQYYKSIAVTTTYNLARLNEALCMYNKAEKLFKDILKEHPNYIDCYLRLGCMARDKGQIYEASDWFKEALKVNTEHPDTWSLLGNLHLAQQEWGPGQKKFERILQNSSNASDAYSLIALGNVWLQTLHQPSREKDREKRHQERALAMYKQVLKVDVKNIWAANGIGCVLAHKGCVNEARDIFAQVREATADFPDVWMNIAHIYVEQKQYINAIQMYENCIRKFRMHHDVEWLTWLARAHGLAGRPQAARAALLRARRVAPHDTALLYNAALTLRRLASHVLKDERSSLDVVLRAVHELQVSHKYFQRLASTESGEGAERARYEPAAAAAEARTCADLLSQAQWHVARARRQHDEEVTMRDRQREQRENFRKQQEEERRRREEQQQKSTVEQLQKRQEFKEKTKNAMLFADMPLEEKRKGGRGRRRDEYVSDSGSGSDRPNEEKKKKGVKKKRLLKRRTRSSAPNSGSRSSPRKLSPRPSPTRTQAVAARAVAVAAAVAVGAAVAIAVRPLKEAGRGLCPTAIVTDHVPKAVRNPAADLAPAQPRAGPGQRAARGPSPAHDRRAAPVPRAGPGRRAVQGRRAGRGRRAGRGRRVGRGRRAGRGQRAGPRVGLRAGRGHGRRAARGHGQDQKASRVRNRVPVPRVGRAAARPAPPRPSPGSPCRPATTTTSRTPHSSCRPATTTTSRTPHSSCRPATTTTSRTPHSSCRPATTTTSRTPHSSCRPATTTTSRTPHSSCRPATTTTSRTPHSSCRPATTTTSRTPHSSCRPATTTTSRTPHSSCRPATTTTSRTPHSSCRPATTTTSRTPHSSCRPATTTTSRTPHSSCRPATTTTSRTPHSSCRPATTTTSRTPHSSCRPATTTTSRTPHSSCRPATTTTSRTPHSSCRPATTTTSRTPHSSCRPATTTTSRTPHSSCRPATTTTSRTPHSCRPATTTTSRTPHSCRPATTRGGCVCPVKARV, encoded by the exons ATGTATATCTATAGAGGAGACACTGAGAAT GCCGCCCAATGCTTCGAGAGAGTCCTCAAAGTCCAGCCCGGCAACTATGAGACCATGAAGATCCTCGGCTCGCTGTACGCCAATTCAGCGTCGCAGTCCAAGAGGGATATAGCCCGGCAGCATTTGAAGAAAGTCACTGAACAGTTCCCAGATGATGTGGAGGCTTGGATTGAACTGGCCCAGATATTGGAGCAGAATGACTTACAG GGATCCCTGAATGCATACAGCACTGCTATGAAGATCCTGAAAGAGAAAGTGAACGCGGACATCCCTGCGGAGATATTAAATAACGTAGCGGCCCTACACTACCGGCTAGGCAATCTACACGAGGCCAAAACTTACCTCGAGGAAGCACTAGAAAG AGAGAAAGTAGACGCGGAAACCCTAGACGCCCAGTATTACAAATCCATAGCTGTGACGACCACATACAACCTGGCCAGGCTCAACGAAGCGCTGTGCATGTACAATAAGGCTGAGAAACTGTTTAAGGACATTCTGAAAGAGCATCCCAATTATATTGATTGTTATTTGAG GTTAGGATGCATGGCGCGCGACAAAGGCCAGATCTACGAAGCCTCCGACTGGTTCAAGGAAGCCCTGAAGGTTAACACGGAGCACCCGGACACCTGGTCGCTGCTCGGGAACCTGCATCTGGCGCAGCAGGAGTGGGGCCCGGGACAGAAGAAGTTCGAGAGGATACTACAAAACTCTTCGAACGCCAGCGACGCTTACTCGCTGATAGCTTTGG GAAATGTATGGCTCCAAACGCTACACCAACCGTCCAGAGAAAAAGACCGAgagaagcgtcatcaggagcgaGCTTTAGCCATGTACAAGCAAGTTCTAAAGGTCGACGTCAAGAATATCTGGGCCGCTAACGGTATCGGCTGCGTTCTTGCACATAAG GGTTGTGTGAACGAAGCTCGCGACATATTCGCCCAAGTGCGAGAGGCCACAGCGGATTTTCCGGATGTTTGGATGAACATCGCTCATATCTATGTGGAACAGAAACAATACATCAACGCTATTCAGATG TACGAGAACTGCATCCGCAAGTTCCGCATGCACCACGACGTGGAATGGCTTACCTGGctcgcgcgcgcgcacggccTCGCCGGCCGCCCGCAGGCCGCCAGAGCTGCTCTGCTACGAGCGAGGAGAGTCGCGCCGCACGACACGGCCCTGTTGTATAATGCGGCACTCACGCTGAGGCGGCTCGCTTCACATGTGTTGAAAGACGAGAGGAGTTCGTTGGATGTGGTGTTGAGAGCGGTACATGAGCTACAAGTCTCCCACAA atACTTCCAACGCCTAGCCTCAACAGAGAGCGGCGAAGGCGCCGAGCGAGCTCGCTACGAAcccgcggccgccgccgccgaggctCGGACATGCGCCGACCTGCTCTCCCAAGCGCAGTGGCATGTTGCCAGAGCGAGACGGCAACACGACGAGGAGGTCACCATGCGCGACCGACAGAGAGAACAGAGGGAGAACTTCAGGAAGCAACAG GAAGaagagcgccgccgccgcgaggaGCAACAACAGAAAAGCACCGTCGAGCAACTACAGAAGAGACAAGAGTTCAAAGAGAAGACCAAGAACGCTATGCTCTTCGCAGATATGCCGCTGGAGGAGAAGAGGAAGGGGGGCAGGGGGAGGAGGAGGGACGAATATGTGTCTGATTCCGGCAGCGGCAGCGATCGGCCTAATGAGGAGaa AAAGAAAAAGGGGGTAAAAAAGAAAAGGCTTCTAAAACGGCGGACGAGAAGCTCAGCACCAAACAGCGGCTCAAGATCGTCTCCAAGGAAACTATCTCCACgtccgagtccgactcggacgCAGGCAGTCGCCGCTCGCGCAGTCGCAGTCGCAGCGGCAGTCGCAGTCGGAGCGGCAGTCGCAATCGCAGTCCGCCCGCTAAAGGAGGCAGGAAGAGGATTATGTCCAACAGCGATAGTGACag ATCACGTTCCAAAAGCCGTTCGAAATCCCGCAGCCGATCTCGCTCCGGCTCAGCCAAGAGCCGGTCCCGGTCAAAGAGCCGCTCGCGGTCCAAGTCCGGCTCACGATCGAAGAGCCGCTCCCGTTCCAAGAGCAGGTCCCGGTCGAAGAGCGGTTCAAGGTCGAAGAGCAGGTCGAGGTCGAAGAGCAGGTCGAGGTCGAAGAGTAGGTCGAGGTCGAAGAGCAGGTCGAGGTCAAAGAGCAG GTCCAAGAGTCGGTCTAAGAGCCGGTCGAGGTCACGGTCGAAGAGCGGCTCGAGGTCACGGTCAAG ATCAAAAAGCAAGTCGCGTTCGAAATCGCGTTCCCGTTCCAAGAGTGGGTCGGGCAGCGGCTCGTCCCGCGCCGCCACGCCCGTCTCCAGGAAGTCCGTGTCGGCCAGCGACGACGACAACTAGCCGCACTCCTCACTCCTCGTGTCGGCCAGCGACGACGACAACTAGCCGCACTCCTCACTCCTCGTGTCGGCCAGCGACGACGACAACTAGCCGCACTCCTCACTCCTCGTGTCGGCCAGCGACGACGACAACTAGCCGCACTCCTCACTCCTCGTGTCGGCCAGCGACGACGACAACTAGCCGCACTCCTCACTCCTCGTGTCGGCCAGCGACGACGACAACTAGCCGCACTCCTCACTCCTCGTGTCGGCCAGCGACGACGACAACTAGCCGCACTCCTCACTCCTCGTGTCGGCCAGCGACGACGACAACTAGCCGCACTCCTCACTCCTCGTGTCGGCCAGCGACGACGACAACTAGCCGCACTCCTCACTCCTCGTGTCGGCCAGCGACGACGACAACTAGCCGCACTCCTCACTCCTCGTGTCGGCCAGCGACGACGACAACTAGCCGCACTCCTCACTCCTCGTGTCGGCCAGCGACGACGACAACTAGCCGCACTCCTCACTCCTCGTGTCGGCCAGCGACGACGACAACTAGCCGCACTCCTCACTCCTCGTGTCGACCAGCGACGACGACAACTAGCCGCACTCCTCACTCCTCGTGTCGACCAGCGACGACGACAACTAGCCGCACTCCTCACTCCTCGTGTCGGCCAGCGACGACGACAACTAGCCGCACTCCTCACTCCTCGTGTCGGCCAGCGACGACGACAACTAGCCGCACTCCTCACTCCTCGTGTCGGCCAGCGACGACGACAACTAGCCGCACTCCTCACTCGTGTCGGCCAGCGACGACGACAACTAGCCGCACTCCTCACTCGTGTCGGCCAGCGACGACACGAGGGGGGTGTGTATGTCCCGTAAAAGCAAGAGTAtaa